The following proteins are encoded in a genomic region of Pseudomonas sp. Os17:
- a CDS encoding glycosyltransferase, with protein MSPTAATKVLIIGYVWPEPRSSAAGGHMMQILQSFLDQGWELTFSSPANEGEHKEDLAALGIRECPIELNNSSFDRFVAELAPDIVLFDQFMMEEQFGWRVEQHCPNALRVLETSDLQCLRHARHQRLKDQLKAGADEDDFSALFRRAPLEEFRHMADTDLAKREIAAIYRCDLSLMISEVEIDLLVQQFRLPPALLHWCPLMLDRLPGQFPPFEQRAHFLSIGNFRHAPNWDAVLWMKNRVWPLIRQQLPGAQLHLYGAYTPPKAAALHNPAQGFHIMNWAEDALQVMSAARICLAPLRFGAGIKGKLLDAMLCGTPSVTTPVGSESMSQDDLPWPGAVAESASALASAAVRLYQDQALWNQAQAAGARLLEARYRRQIHGPALIQRLQQCRQHLEQLRRDNFTGAMLRHHHHKSTQYMAQWIEAKNRPAS; from the coding sequence ATGAGTCCCACCGCCGCAACCAAAGTCCTGATCATTGGTTACGTCTGGCCAGAACCCCGCTCCTCCGCCGCCGGCGGGCACATGATGCAGATCCTCCAGAGCTTTCTCGATCAGGGGTGGGAGCTGACCTTCAGCAGCCCGGCCAACGAGGGCGAGCACAAGGAGGACCTGGCGGCGCTGGGCATCCGCGAGTGCCCGATCGAACTCAACAACAGCAGTTTCGACCGCTTCGTCGCCGAACTGGCGCCGGATATCGTGCTGTTCGACCAGTTCATGATGGAAGAGCAGTTCGGCTGGCGCGTCGAGCAGCACTGCCCGAATGCCCTGCGGGTCCTGGAAACCTCGGACCTGCAATGCCTGCGCCACGCCCGCCACCAGCGACTCAAGGATCAGCTCAAGGCCGGCGCCGACGAGGATGACTTCAGCGCCCTGTTCCGCCGGGCGCCGCTGGAAGAATTTCGCCACATGGCCGACACCGACCTGGCCAAGCGCGAGATCGCCGCCATCTACCGCTGCGACCTGAGCCTGATGATCTCCGAAGTGGAGATCGACCTGCTGGTGCAGCAGTTCCGCCTGCCCCCGGCCTTGCTGCACTGGTGCCCACTGATGCTGGACCGGTTGCCGGGCCAGTTCCCGCCCTTTGAACAGCGGGCGCACTTCCTCAGCATCGGCAATTTCCGTCACGCGCCGAACTGGGACGCCGTGCTGTGGATGAAGAACCGCGTGTGGCCGCTGATCCGCCAGCAACTGCCCGGCGCGCAACTGCACCTGTATGGCGCCTACACCCCGCCCAAGGCCGCGGCTCTGCACAACCCGGCCCAGGGCTTTCACATCATGAACTGGGCCGAAGACGCGCTGCAGGTGATGAGCGCGGCGCGGATCTGCCTGGCGCCCCTGCGTTTCGGCGCTGGGATCAAGGGCAAGCTGCTGGACGCCATGCTCTGCGGCACCCCCAGCGTGACCACCCCGGTGGGCAGCGAATCCATGTCCCAGGACGACCTGCCGTGGCCCGGGGCGGTGGCCGAATCCGCCAGCGCCCTGGCCTCGGCGGCGGTGCGCCTGTATCAGGATCAGGCCCTGTGGAACCAGGCCCAGGCCGCGGGCGCGCGCCTGCTGGAGGCACGCTACCGCCGGCAGATTCACGGCCCGGCGCTGATCCAGCGCCTGCAGCAGTGCCGCCAGCACCTGGAACAGCTGCGCCGCGACAACTTCACCGGCGCCATGCTGCGCCACCATCATCACAAGAGCACCCAATACATGGCGCAGTGGATCGAGGCGAAGAACCGCCCCGCCTCCTGA
- a CDS encoding AraC family transcriptional regulator, with protein sequence MSRPGKITDPSYELMDDHNGLSIIYRQHGFPSPLVRWHFHKEYELHLIVASAGKVFIGDYIGNFYPHTLFLTGPNLPHNWISQVAEDEVVPKRDMLVNFTDELFDSGSQIFSELKNLSPLLERAQYGIEFRCPQTIAQAMPLMQRIADSSGITRLGHFFILMELLAACDDYQLLSSATRGQLADEHSVDRTNRAVDYIFAHYARELPLEEVAEYLGMKASYFSRVFKQATGRCFIEFVNRLRISKSCELLAAGDKPVTDVCFESGFNNISNFNRRFQQLKGMTPSHYRRLAVQRLTEQNRG encoded by the coding sequence ATGAGCCGACCCGGCAAGATCACCGACCCTTCCTATGAATTGATGGACGACCACAACGGCCTGTCGATCATCTATCGCCAGCACGGCTTCCCCAGCCCACTGGTGCGCTGGCATTTCCACAAGGAGTACGAGCTGCACCTGATCGTCGCCAGCGCCGGCAAGGTGTTCATCGGTGACTACATCGGCAACTTCTATCCGCACACCCTGTTCCTCACCGGCCCCAACCTGCCCCACAACTGGATCAGCCAGGTGGCCGAGGACGAAGTGGTGCCCAAGCGCGACATGCTGGTGAACTTCACCGACGAACTCTTCGACAGCGGCAGCCAGATCTTCAGCGAACTGAAGAACCTCAGTCCCCTGCTGGAGCGGGCCCAGTACGGCATCGAGTTCCGCTGCCCGCAGACCATCGCCCAGGCCATGCCGCTAATGCAGCGTATCGCCGACTCCAGCGGCATCACCCGGCTCGGCCACTTCTTCATCCTCATGGAACTGCTGGCGGCCTGCGACGACTACCAGTTGCTGTCCAGCGCCACCCGCGGGCAACTGGCGGATGAACACAGCGTCGACCGCACCAACCGCGCGGTGGACTACATCTTTGCCCACTACGCCCGGGAACTGCCCCTGGAGGAAGTCGCCGAGTACCTGGGGATGAAAGCCAGCTACTTCTCCCGAGTGTTCAAGCAAGCCACCGGCCGCTGCTTCATCGAGTTCGTCAATCGCCTGCGCATCAGCAAGTCCTGCGAACTGCTGGCCGCTGGCGACAAACCGGTGACCGACGTGTGCTTCGAATCGGGCTTCAACAACATCTCCAACTTCAACCGACGCTTCCAGCAGCTCAAGGGCATGACCCCTTCCCATTACCGGCGCCTGGCGGTGCAACGCCTGACCGAACAGAACCGCGGCTGA
- a CDS encoding response regulator, with product MPASATTILVVEDDAIVRMLIVDVLEELEFNVLEADGSDAALHLLEETGQGIDLLMTDVGLPGMNGRELAERARQLRPQLPVLFASGYAESIEVPAGMAVIGKPFSIDQLRDKVRSILG from the coding sequence ATGCCCGCCAGCGCTACCACCATCCTAGTCGTCGAAGACGATGCCATCGTGCGCATGTTGATTGTCGATGTTCTCGAAGAGCTCGAATTCAATGTCCTGGAAGCCGATGGCAGCGACGCCGCGCTGCACCTGCTGGAAGAGACGGGGCAAGGCATCGACCTGCTGATGACCGATGTCGGCCTGCCCGGCATGAACGGCCGCGAACTGGCCGAACGGGCCCGGCAGTTGCGCCCGCAATTGCCGGTACTGTTCGCCAGCGGTTACGCCGAATCCATCGAGGTGCCGGCCGGCATGGCGGTGATCGGCAAGCCCTTCTCTATCGATCAGTTGCGGGACAAGGTGCGCAGCATCCTCGGCTGA
- a CDS encoding CheR family methyltransferase, with protein MERNTEIELRLLIEAIYLKYSYDFRDYSGASIKRRVNHALRQFECKTISALQERVLHDPTAFMQLLQFLTIPVSEMFRDPSHFLAIRQEVVPLLKTYPSIKIWIAGCSTGEEVYSMAILLREEGLLERTIIYATDINPSSLEKAKQGIFSLENVRAYTHNYQQAGGQRSFADYYTAAYDYAIFDKTLRENVTFADHSLATDSVFSETQLISCRNVLIYFNKKLQDRAFGLFHESLCHRGFLVLGSKETLEFSAYGKHFEPLVKQERIYRKT; from the coding sequence GTGGAGCGTAATACCGAGATCGAACTGCGTTTGCTGATCGAAGCTATCTACCTGAAATACAGCTACGACTTCCGCGACTATTCCGGCGCTTCGATCAAGCGCCGGGTCAACCATGCCCTGCGTCAGTTCGAGTGCAAGACCATTTCCGCGTTGCAGGAACGGGTGCTGCACGACCCGACCGCGTTCATGCAACTGCTGCAGTTCCTGACCATTCCGGTGAGCGAGATGTTTCGCGATCCGTCGCACTTCCTGGCGATCCGCCAGGAGGTGGTGCCGCTGCTCAAGACCTACCCGTCGATCAAGATCTGGATCGCTGGCTGCAGCACCGGCGAGGAGGTCTACTCCATGGCCATCCTGCTGCGCGAAGAGGGGCTGCTGGAACGCACCATCATCTACGCCACCGACATCAACCCCAGCTCCCTGGAGAAGGCCAAGCAGGGCATCTTCTCCCTGGAGAACGTGCGGGCCTACACCCACAACTACCAGCAGGCCGGTGGCCAGCGCTCCTTTGCCGACTACTACACCGCCGCCTACGACTACGCGATCTTCGACAAGACCCTGCGCGAGAACGTGACCTTTGCCGATCACAGCCTGGCGACCGACAGCGTCTTCTCCGAAACTCAATTAATTTCGTGTCGTAACGTATTGATTTACTTCAATAAAAAGTTGCAGGATCGGGCCTTTGGGCTGTTCCATGAGTCGCTCTGCCACCGTGGTTTCCTGGTGCTGGGCAGCAAGGAAACCCTGGAATTTTCCGCCTATGGCAAGCATTTCGAACCCTTGGTCAAACAAGAACGGATCTACCGCAAGACATGA
- a CDS encoding hybrid sensor histidine kinase/response regulator, translating into MLSNIQAKLLIVDDLPENLLALEALIKREDRTVYKALSADEALSLLLQHEFAMAILDVQMPGMNGFELAELMRGTEKTKNIPIVFVSAAGRELNYAFKGYESGAVDFLHKPLDIHAVKSKVNVFVDLYRQSKAMKQQVEALEQSRREQEALLNKLQATQNELEQAVRMRDDFMSIVAHEVRTPLNGLILETQLRKMHLARENAAAFSLDKMHAMVDRDERQIKSLIRLIEDMLDISRIRTGKLSIRPSRFDLAQLVRGLVENFAPQVEAAQSSLTLQAEQPLEGQWDEFRIEQVISNLLTNALRYGAKSPIEVRVYAEDGEARVEVRDHGIGISEDNQKRIFQQFERVSASHVAAGLGLGLFISEQIVTAHGGTITVESRLGQGARFRVSLPL; encoded by the coding sequence ATGTTAAGTAATATTCAAGCCAAGCTGCTGATCGTCGACGATCTGCCGGAGAACCTGCTGGCCCTGGAAGCGCTGATCAAGCGCGAGGACCGCACGGTGTACAAGGCGCTGTCGGCCGACGAAGCCTTGTCATTGCTGCTCCAGCACGAATTCGCCATGGCCATTCTCGATGTGCAGATGCCCGGCATGAACGGCTTCGAGCTGGCCGAACTGATGCGCGGCACCGAGAAGACCAAGAACATTCCCATCGTTTTCGTCAGCGCCGCCGGGCGTGAACTCAACTATGCGTTCAAGGGGTACGAGAGCGGGGCGGTGGACTTCCTGCACAAGCCCCTGGACATCCATGCGGTCAAGAGCAAGGTCAATGTCTTCGTCGACCTGTACCGCCAGAGCAAGGCCATGAAGCAGCAGGTCGAGGCCCTGGAGCAGAGCCGGCGCGAACAGGAGGCTCTGCTCAACAAGCTCCAGGCCACCCAGAACGAGCTGGAGCAGGCGGTGCGCATGCGCGATGACTTCATGTCCATCGTCGCCCACGAGGTGCGCACGCCCCTCAATGGCCTGATCCTGGAAACCCAGCTGCGCAAGATGCACCTGGCCCGGGAGAACGCCGCGGCCTTCAGCCTGGACAAGATGCACGCCATGGTCGATCGCGACGAGCGGCAGATCAAAAGCCTGATCCGCCTGATCGAGGACATGCTGGACATTTCACGGATTCGTACCGGCAAGCTGTCGATCCGGCCATCCCGGTTCGACCTGGCGCAACTGGTGCGCGGGCTGGTGGAGAATTTCGCGCCCCAGGTGGAAGCGGCGCAGTCGTCCCTGACGCTGCAGGCCGAGCAGCCCCTGGAAGGCCAATGGGACGAGTTCCGTATCGAGCAGGTGATCTCCAACCTGCTGACCAACGCCCTGCGATACGGGGCCAAGAGCCCCATCGAAGTCAGGGTCTATGCCGAGGACGGCGAGGCCCGGGTCGAGGTGCGGGACCATGGCATCGGCATCAGCGAGGACAACCAGAAACGCATTTTTCAGCAGTTCGAGCGGGTCAGCGCCAGCCATGTGGCGGCGGGCCTCGGGCTTGGGCTGTTTATTTCCGAACAGATCGTCACCGCCCACGGCGGCACCATCACGGTCGAGAGTCGCTTGGGCCAGGGCGCGCGGTTTCGCGTCAGCCTGCCCTTGTAG
- a CDS encoding response regulator, with the protein MIRPTSIDEQSFRKLLTRNISLPLGVGVLSAVFFVSLITYLLSVIQWVQHTDRVINNINEAARLTIDLETGMRGFLITGDEHFLDPYEVAKPRIVSELRSLQELVKDNPQQVDRLKRLEALQTEWNNFAQGMIELRRQNGDYRGAVQAGRGKRLTDEIRKEYDDAVTMEQQLRLERNEDVSRTTIFSVILYLLFVVGISGLLAYIGRRDLLALSKSYSDNLEAQDQSARRLEQQAWLRNGQTELAEQMLGQLSLNLLGRNILHFCAQYLGTPVAALYVREDHGGLKRVASYGFSREQEQQEQSLYGDEGLVGQAAQHKRLIRLDNVPADYFKVSSGLGEGAPHSVLVVPTRDDDRVNGVIELGFLRALSERDVELLELIAGNIGTSIEAARYRQRLQEVLAETQQLNEELQVQQEELKTANEELEEQSRILKESQVHLETQQVELEQTNERLAEQAQILAEQRDAMDRKNNELNEAQTQLEERAEELQRSSRYKSEFLANMSHELRTPLNSSLILAKLLAENPQENLSAEQVKFAESIYSAGNDLLNLINDILDISKVEAGKLEVRPENASVPRLVDGLRNLFQPLTVDKGLEFRVQLQPGVPQMLFTDRQRVEQILKNLLSNAIKFTEQGQVSLSVYAQPGTGIAFAVQDSGIGIARDQQESIFEAFRQADGTTSRRYGGTGLGLSISRDLATLLGGSISVSSEPGRGSIFTLVLPEHYNEAAQPLIVAPPALLPAAPVQPASMAPTPVEAPAAEIPRFADDRDKAPFSGRCILVVEDELEFAHILFDLAHELGYHCLVAHGADEGFSLAEQFVPDAILLDMRLPDHSGLTVLQRLKEHPQTRHIPVHVISVEDRVEAAMHMGAVGYAVKPTTREELKDVFARLEAKLTQKVKRVLLVEDDDLQRDSIARLIGDDDIEITAVGLAQDALDLLRENVYDCMVIDLKLPDMLGNDLLKRMSTEDICSFPPVIVYTGRNLTRDEEAELRKYSRSIIIKGARSPERLLDEVTLFLHKVESQLSHERQKMLKTARSRDKVFEGRKILLVDDDVRNIFALTSALEHKGAVVVIGRNGHEAIARLNEVEDIDLVLMDVMMPEMDGFEATVQIRKDPRWRKLPIIAVTAKAMKDDQERCLQAGSNDYLAKPIDLDRLFSLIRVWLPKMERI; encoded by the coding sequence ATGATTCGTCCGACTTCGATTGATGAACAGAGTTTTCGCAAGCTGCTGACCCGCAACATCAGCCTGCCCCTGGGTGTGGGCGTGCTCAGCGCGGTTTTTTTCGTGTCCCTGATCACCTACCTGCTCTCGGTGATCCAGTGGGTGCAGCACACTGACCGGGTGATCAATAACATCAACGAGGCGGCGCGCCTGACCATTGACCTGGAAACCGGCATGCGCGGTTTTCTGATCACCGGCGACGAGCACTTTCTCGATCCCTATGAAGTGGCCAAGCCGCGCATCGTCAGCGAGCTGCGCAGCCTCCAGGAACTGGTGAAGGACAACCCGCAGCAGGTGGATCGGCTCAAGCGCCTGGAAGCCCTGCAGACCGAGTGGAACAACTTCGCCCAGGGCATGATCGAGCTGCGTCGGCAGAACGGCGACTACCGTGGCGCGGTACAGGCCGGCCGCGGCAAGCGCCTGACCGACGAGATCCGCAAGGAATACGACGACGCGGTGACCATGGAGCAGCAACTGCGCCTGGAGCGCAATGAAGACGTCAGTCGCACGACCATTTTCAGCGTGATCCTGTACCTGCTGTTCGTGGTGGGCATCAGTGGCCTGCTGGCCTACATCGGCCGGCGCGACCTGCTGGCGCTGTCGAAAAGCTACAGCGACAACCTCGAGGCCCAGGACCAGAGCGCGCGTCGCCTGGAGCAGCAAGCCTGGCTGCGCAACGGCCAGACCGAGCTGGCCGAGCAGATGCTCGGGCAACTGAGCCTGAACCTGTTGGGGCGCAACATCCTGCACTTCTGTGCCCAGTACCTGGGGACGCCGGTGGCGGCGCTGTATGTGCGCGAAGACCACGGCGGCCTCAAGCGCGTGGCGTCCTACGGCTTCTCCCGGGAGCAGGAGCAGCAGGAGCAGTCGCTGTATGGCGATGAAGGCCTGGTGGGGCAGGCCGCGCAGCACAAGCGCCTGATCCGCCTGGACAACGTGCCGGCGGATTATTTCAAGGTCAGTTCCGGCCTGGGCGAAGGCGCGCCGCACAGCGTGCTGGTGGTGCCGACCCGGGATGACGATCGGGTCAACGGCGTGATCGAGCTGGGCTTCCTGCGGGCCTTGAGCGAACGCGATGTCGAGTTGCTGGAGCTGATTGCCGGCAATATCGGCACCTCCATCGAGGCCGCGCGCTATCGCCAGCGCCTGCAGGAAGTGCTGGCCGAAACCCAGCAGCTCAACGAAGAGCTGCAGGTGCAGCAGGAAGAGTTGAAGACCGCCAACGAAGAGCTGGAGGAGCAGTCGCGGATTCTCAAGGAATCCCAGGTGCACCTGGAAACCCAGCAGGTGGAGCTGGAGCAGACCAACGAACGCCTGGCCGAACAGGCGCAGATCCTCGCTGAGCAGCGCGACGCCATGGACCGCAAGAACAACGAGTTGAACGAGGCGCAGACCCAGCTCGAAGAGCGCGCCGAGGAGTTGCAGCGTTCCAGCCGGTACAAGTCCGAATTCCTCGCCAACATGTCCCACGAGTTGCGCACGCCCCTCAACAGCTCGTTGATCCTGGCCAAGCTGCTGGCGGAAAACCCCCAGGAGAACCTCAGTGCCGAGCAGGTCAAGTTCGCCGAATCGATCTACTCCGCCGGCAATGACCTGCTGAACCTGATCAACGACATCCTCGACATTTCCAAGGTCGAGGCCGGCAAGCTGGAAGTGCGTCCGGAAAACGCCAGCGTGCCGCGCCTGGTGGACGGTTTGCGCAACCTGTTCCAGCCGTTGACCGTGGACAAGGGCCTGGAATTCCGGGTGCAACTGCAGCCCGGGGTGCCGCAGATGTTGTTCACCGACCGCCAGCGGGTCGAGCAGATTCTCAAGAACCTGCTGTCCAATGCGATCAAGTTCACCGAGCAGGGCCAGGTCAGCCTGAGCGTTTACGCACAGCCCGGCACGGGCATCGCCTTTGCCGTGCAGGATTCCGGCATCGGCATTGCCCGGGACCAGCAGGAGAGCATCTTCGAAGCCTTCCGCCAGGCCGACGGCACCACCAGCCGGCGCTATGGCGGCACCGGCCTGGGGCTGTCGATCTCCCGGGATCTGGCCACCTTGCTGGGCGGCTCCATCAGCGTCAGCAGCGAGCCGGGGCGTGGCAGCATCTTCACCCTGGTGCTGCCGGAGCACTACAACGAGGCGGCGCAGCCGTTGATCGTGGCCCCGCCGGCGCTGTTGCCGGCAGCACCGGTGCAGCCGGCGAGCATGGCGCCGACGCCGGTAGAGGCACCGGCGGCCGAGATCCCGCGGTTCGCCGATGATCGGGACAAGGCACCGTTCAGCGGCCGCTGCATCCTGGTGGTGGAGGACGAGCTCGAATTCGCGCACATCCTCTTCGATCTGGCTCACGAGCTGGGGTATCACTGCCTGGTGGCCCACGGCGCCGACGAAGGCTTCAGCCTGGCGGAGCAGTTCGTCCCCGATGCGATCCTGCTGGACATGCGCCTGCCCGACCATTCCGGGCTCACGGTGCTGCAGCGGCTCAAGGAGCACCCCCAGACCCGGCACATCCCGGTGCACGTGATTTCGGTGGAAGACCGGGTGGAAGCGGCCATGCACATGGGCGCCGTGGGCTACGCGGTGAAACCCACCACCCGCGAGGAGCTCAAGGACGTGTTCGCCCGCCTCGAAGCCAAGCTGACCCAGAAGGTCAAGCGCGTGCTGCTGGTGGAGGACGACGATCTGCAGCGCGACAGCATTGCCCGCCTGATCGGTGACGACGACATCGAGATCACCGCCGTGGGCCTGGCCCAGGATGCCCTGGACCTGCTGCGCGAGAACGTCTACGACTGCATGGTCATCGACCTCAAGTTGCCGGACATGCTCGGCAACGACCTGCTCAAGCGCATGTCCACCGAGGACATCTGCTCCTTCCCGCCGGTGATCGTCTATACCGGGCGCAACCTGACCCGGGACGAAGAGGCCGAGCTGCGCAAGTATTCGCGCTCGATCATCATCAAGGGCGCCCGCTCGCCGGAGCGCCTGCTGGATGAAGTGACGCTTTTTCTGCACAAAGTCGAATCCCAGTTGTCCCATGAGCGGCAAAAGATGCTCAAGACCGCCCGCAGCCGCGACAAGGTGTTCGAGGGGCGCAAGATTCTTCTGGTGGACGATGACGTGCGCAACATCTTCGCCCTGACCAGCGCCCTGGAACACAAGGGCGCGGTGGTGGTGATCGGGCGCAACGGCCATGAAGCCATTGCCCGCCTCAACGAGGTGGAGGATATCGACCTGGTGCTGATGGACGTGATGATGCCGGAGATGGACGGTTTTGAAGCCACGGTGCAGATCCGCAAGGACCCGCGCTGGCGCAAGCTGCCGATCATCGCCGTGACCGCCAAGGCCATGAAGGACGACCAGGAGCGCTGCCTTCAGGCCGGTTCCAACGATTACCTGGCCAAGCCCATCGACCTTGACCGGCTGTTTTCCCTTATCCGCGTGTGGCTACCGAAGATGGAAAGAATTTAG
- a CDS encoding chemotaxis protein CheB: MSQESVAPHRRPRIEAVVVGASAGGVEALLSLFNEFSASFSLPVIVVLHLPDERRSQLADVFDRRLALRVKEADDKEAIVAGTLYFAAPGYHLSVEQDRTLSLSQEERLHHSRPAIDYLFESAADAYGEHLVAVLLTGANQDGAQGLVEVKRQGGLTIVQDPGEARVPTMPEAALALQQPDHILPLRGISHLLAELERIAC, translated from the coding sequence ATGAGCCAGGAAAGTGTCGCGCCGCATCGCCGGCCTCGGATCGAGGCTGTCGTGGTAGGCGCCTCCGCGGGGGGCGTCGAGGCCTTGTTGAGCCTGTTCAATGAGTTCAGCGCCAGTTTCAGCCTGCCGGTGATCGTGGTCCTGCACCTGCCCGACGAGCGTCGCAGCCAATTGGCCGACGTCTTCGACCGGCGCCTGGCGCTGAGGGTGAAGGAGGCCGACGACAAGGAAGCGATCGTTGCGGGCACCCTGTACTTTGCCGCCCCCGGTTATCACCTGTCGGTGGAGCAGGACCGCACCCTGTCCCTGAGCCAGGAGGAGCGCCTGCATCACTCGCGGCCGGCCATCGATTACCTGTTCGAGTCCGCCGCCGACGCCTACGGCGAGCACCTCGTGGCGGTGCTGCTGACCGGGGCCAATCAGGACGGCGCCCAGGGCCTGGTCGAGGTCAAGCGCCAGGGCGGGTTGACCATCGTCCAGGACCCCGGCGAAGCCCGTGTCCCCACCATGCCGGAAGCAGCCCTGGCCCTGCAGCAACCGGACCACATCCTCCCTTTGCGCGGCATCAGCCATCTGCTCGCCGAGCTGGAACGAATCGCATGTTAA
- the efeU gene encoding iron uptake transporter permease EfeU, with protein MLVPFLIMLREGIEAALIVGIIASYLKQTGRGQWMPAVWIGVFLAAALALLVGGGLELMSAEFPQKQQELFEGIVGLVAVGILSSMVFWMRKVARSIKHSLQVSLDQALAGSRHQVMALIAMVFFAVAREGLETVFFLLAVFQQSEGPGAPIGALLGLIGAIIVGWLIYTGSMRLNLGAFFRWTGLFILVVAAGILANSVQALHEAGIWNHWQTVLFDFSASLPMDSPLGSVLAGMFGYQDAPTLSTLGAYGLYLAVTLVLFFLPAGSAAKAPAPTSSVSRQ; from the coding sequence ATGCTCGTTCCATTTCTGATCATGCTGCGCGAAGGGATTGAAGCCGCGCTTATCGTTGGCATCATCGCCAGTTACCTGAAACAGACCGGCCGCGGCCAGTGGATGCCCGCGGTGTGGATCGGGGTGTTTCTCGCCGCGGCCCTGGCCCTGCTGGTGGGCGGCGGCCTGGAGCTGATGAGCGCCGAGTTCCCGCAGAAACAGCAGGAACTGTTCGAAGGCATCGTCGGCCTGGTGGCCGTGGGCATCCTCAGCTCCATGGTGTTCTGGATGCGCAAGGTGGCCCGCTCCATCAAGCACTCCCTGCAGGTGTCCCTGGACCAGGCCCTGGCCGGCTCCCGGCATCAGGTCATGGCCCTGATCGCCATGGTGTTCTTCGCCGTTGCCCGGGAAGGCCTGGAAACCGTGTTCTTCCTGCTGGCGGTGTTCCAGCAGAGCGAAGGACCTGGCGCGCCCATCGGCGCCCTGCTGGGCCTGATCGGGGCAATCATCGTCGGTTGGCTGATCTACACCGGCAGCATGCGCCTGAACCTCGGGGCGTTCTTCCGCTGGACCGGGCTGTTCATCCTGGTGGTGGCCGCCGGCATCCTCGCCAACTCGGTACAGGCCCTGCACGAAGCCGGAATCTGGAACCACTGGCAGACCGTGCTCTTCGACTTCAGCGCCAGCCTGCCCATGGACAGCCCGCTGGGCTCGGTGCTGGCCGGCATGTTCGGTTACCAGGACGCGCCCACCCTCAGCACCCTCGGCGCCTATGGGCTGTACCTGGCGGTGACCCTGGTGCTGTTCTTCCTGCCCGCCGGCAGCGCGGCCAAGGCGCCCGCCCCGACCTCTTCCGTTTCCCGTCAGTAA
- a CDS encoding response regulator, with the protein MSEDAQDVVLIVEDEPVILMLLADYLSGLGYRVLQAENGEQAFEILASKPHLDVMITDYRLPGGITGVMIAEPAVKLRPDLKVIFISGYPNEILECASPITRKAPILAKPFDLNSLQEQIQQLLA; encoded by the coding sequence ATGAGTGAAGATGCACAAGACGTCGTACTGATCGTCGAAGATGAACCGGTGATCCTGATGCTTCTGGCCGACTACCTGTCGGGCCTGGGCTATCGGGTTCTGCAGGCCGAGAATGGCGAGCAGGCGTTCGAGATCCTCGCCAGCAAGCCGCACCTGGACGTGATGATCACCGATTACCGTCTGCCGGGCGGGATTACCGGGGTGATGATCGCCGAGCCGGCGGTGAAGCTGCGCCCGGACCTCAAGGTGATTTTCATCAGCGGCTACCCCAACGAAATCCTTGAATGCGCCAGCCCCATCACCCGCAAGGCGCCGATTCTGGCCAAGCCGTTCGACCTCAACAGCCTGCAGGAACAGATCCAGCAACTGCTGGCCTGA